One window of Drosophila busckii strain San Diego stock center, stock number 13000-0081.31 chromosome 3L, ASM1175060v1, whole genome shotgun sequence genomic DNA carries:
- the LOC108598906 gene encoding probable ATP-dependent RNA helicase Dbp73D, whose translation MELFTVNRYTEESNKSLSDGKSTNEDEILQKLLQKAEKRKRKHKASEPIKETSKDAAKTATEVEPEEQQQQQAVAETPVEQQLPEESNDFQVLGADAASAKRAKVEMVLPAWLAHPTIIEGGSLKPELAEGEVDAAAIKAQPFLEKHIRSALKQLKIKRLFPVQRAVIPWILEAQNKPEPFRPRDICVSAPTGSGKTLAFAIPIVQLLAQRVECKVRALVVLPVAELALQVYKVFSALCSQTELEVCLLSKQQRLEDEQQKLLELYKGVYYSKVDIVVTTPGRLVDHLHATKGFSLKSLQFLVIDEADRIMDAVFQNWLYHLDEHVRSTADQLLAGVQAPLCYQQLLQSYGQQPHKLLFSATLSQDPEKLQNLKLFQPKLFTTLDAAQTAAAAAETALDEEEEPSGQFIGKYTTPAELVEQHCLTEVRLKPLTLFALVQQNGWKRFLCFTNSTDTADRLCFVLKQLFEDSPIKVEQLSAKCSAAQRAQRLNEFARGSIQGLICSDALARGIDVANVDIVISYEAARHIKTYIHRVGRTARAGQAGTAITLLTEKDQAQFKQMLNAAGKRMGEELSVSPDIEVQHAVLYKRALEALRQRQENQKNVQKVQKMRNSRKAAAHKPAPAAAAPAGQLTLMEQLQHNAASQLWSKQHSKAAKPTKAAQPKQQTQVKSRRQNMEK comes from the exons atggaattatttacagttaatcg TTACACTGaagagagcaacaaaagcttaagcGATGGCAAGTCAACAAATGAGGATGAAATACTGCAAAAATTGCTACAAAAAGCGGAGAAACGCAAAAGGAAACATAAAGCAAGTGAGCCAATAAAAGAAACGAGCAAAGATGCAGCAAAGACAGCGACTGAGGTGGAGcctgaagagcagcagcagcagcaagcagtgGCTGAGACGccagtggagcagcagctgccggaGGAGTCAAATGATTTTCAAGTGCTGGGCGCAGATGCTGCAAGCGCAAAGCGTGCCAAAGTGGAAATGGTGCTGCCCGCTTGGCTGGCGCATCCCACAATTATTGAAGGCGGCAGCTTGAAGCCAGAGCTGGCCGAGGGCGAAGTCGATGCGGCGGCTATAAAGGCGCAGCCTTTTCTAGAGAAGCACATACGCAGTGCGCTTAAGCAGCTCAAGATTAAGCGACTGTTTCCAGTGCAGCGAGCTGTTATACCCTGGATACTGGAGGCACAAAATAAACCGGAACCGTTTCGCCCACGCGATATTTGCGTTTCAGCGCCCACGGGCAGCGGCAAGACGTTGGCGTTTGCTATACCCATAGtacagctgctggcgcagcgCGTGGAGTGCAAGGTGCGTGCGCTGGTGGTGCTGCCTGTGGCGGAGCTGGCGCTGCAGGTGTACAAAGTGTTTAGTGCGCTTTGCAGTCAAACGGAGCTGGAGGTTTGCTTGCTgtccaagcagcagcgactggaGGATGaacagcaaaagctgctggaGCTGTACAAGGGTGTATACTACTCCAAGGTGGACATAGTAGTGACTACACCAGGTCGCTTAGTGGATCATTTGCATGCTACCAAAGGATTCAGCTTGAAGTCACtgcaatttttagttattgACGAAGCGGATCGCATAATGGACGCAGTTTTTCAAAACTGGCTTTATCATTTGGATGAGCATGTGCGCTCCACAGCAGATCAGCTGCTGGCGGGTGTGCAGGCACCGCTTTGCTATCAACAGCTGCTCCAAAGCTATGGCCAGCAGCCGCACAAGCTGCTGTTCTCTGCGACGCTGTCGCAGGATCCAGAGAAGCTGCAGAATCTGAAACTGTTTCAGCCCAAGCTGTTTACCACGCTGGACGCagcgcagacagcagcagcagcagctgaaacagCACtggatgaggaggaggagccaAGTGGACAGTTTATTGGCAAGTACACAACACCAGCGGAGCTAGTGGAGCAGCATTGCCTTACCGAAGTGAGACTCAAGCCGCTGACGCTGTTCGCTTTGGTGCAGCAAAATGGTTGGAAgcgttttctttgctttaccAATAGCACGGACACAGCTGATCGCCTGTGCTTTGTGCTCAAACAACTGTTTGAGGATTCCCCCATCAAAGTGGAGCAGCTGTCTGCCAAGTGCTCAGCTGCGCAGCGTGCGCAGCGCTTGAATGAATTTGCACGCGGCAGCATTCAAGGCCTCATTTGCTCCGATGCTCTAGCGCGTGGCATAGACGTAGCCAATGTGGACATTGTTATCTCCTACGAAGCAGCGCGTCACATCAAGACCTATATACATCGCGTGGGACGCACAGCGCGTGCTGGTCAAGCGGGCACAGCCATTACACTACTTACGGAGAAGGATCAGGCGCAGTTTAAGCAAATGCTCAATGCTGCGGGCAAGCGCATGGGCGAGGAGTTGAGCGTTTCGCCAGACATTGAGGTGCAGCATGCGGTGCTATATAAACGCGCATTGGAGGCACTGCGTCAGCGCCAGGAGAACCAAAAGAATGTGCAGAAAGTACAAAAGATGCGCAATTCgcgcaaagcagcagcgcacaagcctgcgccagcagctgcagcgccagctggTCAGCTAACGTTgatggagcagctgcagcacaatgCGGCTTCACAGCTGTGGAGCAAGCAGCATTCAAAAGCAGCCAAaccaacaaaagcagcgcagccaaagcagcaaactcaaGTCAAGTCCAGACGACAAAACATGGAGAAGTAA
- the LOC108599051 gene encoding peptidoglycan-recognition protein SB1: MAIKLLCCILALASFTNALQIEPRSSWGAVAARSPSRVRGPVEYVIIHHSDNPNGCSTSQQCQRMIKAIQSDHKGRRSFSDIGYNFIIAGDGKVYEGRGFGLQGSHAPNYNRNSIGIVFIGNFESSAPSAQMLQNAKDLIELAKQQGHLKQDYTLLGHRQTKATACPGTALYNEIKSWPRWREL, encoded by the exons ATGGCAATCAAACTGCTCTGCTGCATCTTGG CGCTTGCATCCTTCACAAATGCGCTGCAAATCGAGCCACGCAGCAGTTGGGGCGCTGTGGCTGCGCGTTCGCCTAGCCGCGTGCGTGGACCCGTGGAGTACGTCATCATACATCATTCGGATAATCCCAATGGCTGCAGCACATCGCAGCAGTGTCAGCGCATGATTAAGGCCATACAATCGGATCATAAGGGCAGACGCAGCTTTAGCGACATTGGCTACAATTTCATCATAGCTGGCGATGGCAAAGTGTACGAGGGACGCGGCTTTGGGCTGCAGGGTTCACATGCGCCCAACTACAATCGCAACAGCATTGGCATTGTGTTCATTGGCAACTTTGAGAGCAGCGCGCCCAGCGCACAAATGCTGCAGAATGCCAAGGATCTTATAgagctggccaagcagcaggGACATCTGAAGCAGGACTACACACTGCTGGGACATCGCCAGACCAAGGCGACTGCTTGCCCCGGCACTGCGCTCTACAATGAGATTAAGAGCTGGCCACGCTGGCGCGAACTTTGA
- the LOC108599379 gene encoding uncharacterized protein LOC108599379 — protein sequence MQRLILCCVLLSLALCQASYIPATPPLSHQFVLRNYNGYYVPPAWPTVATYPSYVYGYYPYNYNYNYNNYGYGYGYKSVW from the exons ATGCAGCGC CTCATCCTCTGTTGTGTTTTGCTTAGCTTGGCGCTGTGCCAAGCCAGCTACATacctgccacgcctcctttgAGCCACCAGTTTGTGCTACGCAACTACAATGGCTACTATGTGCCACCAGCTTGGCCAACAGTTGCAACATATCCCAGCTATGTTTACGGCTACTATCCCTATAACTATAACTACAACTATAACaactatggctatggctatggctacaAAAGTGTTTGGTGA
- the LOC108599419 gene encoding uncharacterized protein LOC108599419 has translation MQFTRTFLFVALTLVACVHAQRSALLPASDADFGAAPLSVSGSQRLNYFNQYDVAYAQPANLVSTPTGFAALPAFRFGMPALNSRFAQPAARLLTAAPFIF, from the exons ATGCAATTCACG CGCACATTTCTGTTTGTGGCTCTGACTTTGGTCGCCTGTGTGCACGCTCAACGCTCAGCGCTGTTGCCTGCTTCGGATGCGGACTTTGGCGCTGCTccactctctgtctctggcAGTCAACGCTTGAATTACTTTAATCAATACGATGTGGCATATGCTCAGCCCGCTAATCTTGTGTCCACACCTACAGGATTTGCTGCATTGCCAGCATTTCGCTTTGGCATGCCCGCACTCAATTCACGCTTTGCACAGCCCGCTGCGCGTTTGTTAACAGCTGCTCCTTTTATATTCTAA